From the Entomomonas sp. E2T0 genome, one window contains:
- the glnE gene encoding bifunctional [glutamate--ammonia ligase]-adenylyl-L-tyrosine phosphorylase/[glutamate--ammonia-ligase] adenylyltransferase, producing MNKPALIAMPESLQSMKLHGINAFSEALADKGLDSKAYQQWSEGKQQQLARVLACSEFVVEQVRRCPEILLELLESDEFDRSVSTQEIVEQLAKVVDACSTEDELLSCLRKARNRQQIRIIWRDITRQADLIETCKNLSDFADASIDQAYHWLYREQAKVFGVPIGRYTKQPQHLIILGMGKLGAQELNLSSDIDLIFAYPEGGETEGAKKSLDNQEFFTRLGQKLIKALDSITIDGFVFRVDMRLRPYGSSGPLVYSFPAMEQYYQDQGRDWERYAMIKARVVAGDKETGKDLIDILRPFVYRRYLDFTAIEALRTMKQLIQQEVKRKGMSENIKLGSGGIREIEFIAQAFQLIHGGRDLSLQQRPLLKVLDTLAGEGYLPSAVVDELKSVNCFLRYVEHAIQAIADKQTQMLPDNPTDQARVAFMMGYENWQAFYDALTKYRERIDWHFKQVIADPEEEEQEASQTIGEEWFPLWIRTQDEENSCNQLAEVGFTDVQELYQKLMDLRHSPSLRSIQRTGKERLDAFVPRLINAAIELEQPTLSILRVLPLIEAVARRSVYLVLLTENPGALKRLLKLCAASPWIAEQITHYPVLLDELLNEEKLFSPPKAAELAAELRQHLARIPEDDLEQQMEALRHFKLAHRLRVAASEITGNLPLMKVSDYLTWLAEAILTEVLHLAWRQCVSKYGVPQRLDGTSCDLDYIIIGYGKVGGIEMGHNSDLDLVFIHNGDPQSETDGAKSIDGLLFFTRLGQRIIHILTTQTTSGILYEVDMRLRPSGASGLLVSSLAAFQRYQENEAWTWEHQALVRARVLTGASDVAEAFEKIRIEVLGKQRDLTQLQTEVSEMRKKMRDNLGTQHTNAGLGNNAFAADQLFNLKHDAGGMVDIEFMTQFVTLAWSWKYPELSVYTDNIRILDAMAETPLMTPEDALWLQDTYRAYRSVVHKLALQNEPNLVAADQFIEERKRVMSFWYSLGLN from the coding sequence ATGAATAAACCTGCACTTATTGCTATGCCTGAATCTTTACAGTCAATGAAGTTACATGGCATCAATGCTTTTTCAGAAGCTTTGGCAGACAAAGGTTTAGATAGTAAGGCTTATCAGCAATGGTCTGAAGGAAAACAGCAACAATTAGCTAGGGTATTGGCTTGTAGTGAGTTTGTTGTAGAGCAAGTCAGACGTTGTCCAGAAATACTATTAGAATTATTAGAAAGTGATGAATTCGATCGTAGTGTTAGTACTCAGGAGATTGTTGAGCAGTTAGCAAAAGTTGTAGATGCTTGTAGTACAGAGGATGAGTTATTAAGTTGTTTACGTAAGGCACGTAATCGTCAGCAAATTCGTATTATCTGGCGTGATATTACAAGGCAAGCAGATTTAATAGAAACTTGTAAGAATCTTTCTGATTTTGCGGATGCAAGTATAGATCAGGCCTATCATTGGTTATATAGAGAGCAAGCCAAGGTTTTTGGTGTACCCATTGGTAGATATACTAAACAGCCACAGCATTTAATTATTTTAGGAATGGGTAAACTAGGGGCTCAAGAGCTAAACCTTTCTTCAGATATTGATCTAATTTTTGCCTATCCTGAAGGGGGAGAAACAGAGGGAGCCAAGAAATCTCTAGATAATCAGGAGTTTTTTACACGATTAGGCCAGAAGCTAATTAAAGCATTAGATAGTATTACTATTGATGGTTTTGTTTTTCGGGTAGATATGCGTCTGCGTCCTTATGGTTCAAGCGGTCCTTTAGTTTATAGTTTTCCTGCAATGGAGCAGTATTATCAAGATCAAGGGCGTGATTGGGAACGTTATGCCATGATTAAAGCACGTGTTGTGGCTGGTGATAAGGAAACAGGCAAAGATTTAATAGATATTTTAAGACCTTTTGTGTATAGGCGTTATCTTGATTTTACGGCTATTGAAGCATTACGCACAATGAAGCAGTTGATTCAACAGGAAGTTAAACGTAAGGGTATGAGTGAAAATATTAAACTTGGTTCAGGTGGTATTAGAGAGATTGAGTTTATTGCACAAGCTTTTCAGTTAATTCATGGAGGAAGGGATTTAAGCTTACAACAACGACCTTTGCTAAAAGTATTGGATACTTTAGCAGGTGAGGGATATCTTCCTTCAGCCGTTGTTGATGAGTTAAAGTCAGTCAATTGTTTCTTACGCTATGTAGAACATGCTATCCAAGCTATTGCCGATAAACAAACGCAAATGTTACCAGATAATCCAACAGATCAAGCTCGTGTAGCTTTTATGATGGGTTATGAAAATTGGCAAGCATTTTATGATGCCTTAACAAAATATCGTGAGCGAATTGATTGGCATTTTAAGCAAGTGATTGCTGATCCAGAAGAAGAGGAACAAGAGGCTAGCCAAACTATAGGTGAAGAGTGGTTTCCTTTATGGATAAGAACACAAGATGAAGAAAATTCCTGTAACCAGTTAGCGGAAGTGGGTTTTACAGATGTTCAAGAACTTTATCAGAAGTTAATGGATTTACGTCATAGCCCTAGCTTGAGATCTATTCAGCGCACGGGAAAAGAGCGATTAGACGCTTTTGTGCCACGCTTAATTAATGCTGCTATAGAGTTAGAACAACCCACTTTAAGTATATTAAGAGTATTACCTTTAATCGAAGCGGTAGCCCGTCGCTCAGTTTATTTAGTGTTACTTACGGAAAATCCAGGTGCTTTAAAAAGGTTGTTAAAGCTTTGTGCAGCAAGCCCATGGATTGCTGAGCAAATTACTCATTACCCAGTGTTACTTGATGAATTGCTAAATGAAGAAAAATTATTTAGTCCACCCAAAGCAGCAGAATTAGCAGCAGAGTTACGGCAACATTTAGCACGTATTCCTGAGGATGATTTAGAGCAGCAAATGGAAGCACTTAGGCATTTTAAATTAGCACATCGTTTAAGGGTGGCAGCTTCTGAAATTACAGGTAATTTACCACTAATGAAAGTGAGTGATTATCTAACATGGTTAGCTGAGGCTATTTTAACTGAAGTATTGCATTTAGCATGGCGTCAATGTGTGTCTAAATATGGTGTTCCACAACGATTGGATGGCACATCTTGTGATTTGGATTATATTATTATTGGTTATGGTAAGGTGGGTGGTATAGAGATGGGGCATAACTCAGATCTTGACCTTGTTTTTATCCATAATGGTGATCCTCAGTCTGAGACAGATGGTGCTAAATCAATTGATGGTTTGTTATTTTTTACCCGTTTAGGCCAGCGGATTATCCATATTTTAACCACTCAAACCACCTCTGGTATTTTATATGAAGTGGATATGCGTTTAAGGCCTTCAGGTGCATCAGGTTTATTAGTAAGTAGTTTGGCAGCCTTTCAAAGATATCAAGAAAATGAGGCGTGGACTTGGGAGCATCAGGCTTTAGTAAGAGCTAGAGTATTAACAGGTGCTTCCGATGTAGCAGAAGCATTTGAAAAAATACGTATTGAGGTGTTAGGAAAGCAACGTGATCTAACACAGCTGCAAACAGAAGTCAGTGAAATGCGCAAAAAAATGCGCGATAACTTAGGGACGCAACATACTAATGCTGGACTAGGTAATAATGCATTTGCAGCAGATCAGTTGTTTAATTTAAAGCATGATGCAGGCGGTATGGTAGATATTGAGTTTATGACTCAGTTTGTTACATTAGCATGGTCTTGGAAATACCCTGAGTTATCTGTTTATACCGATAATATCCGTATTTTAGACGCAATGGCAGAAACTCCTCTGATGACACCAGAAGATGCACTTTGGTTACAAGATACTTATCGAGCTTATCGTTCTGTGGTACATAAATTAGCATTACAAAATGAGCCCAATTTAGTAGCTGCTGATCAGTTTATCGAAGAGCGGAAAAGAGTAATGAGTTTTTGGTATTCTCTTGGGTTAAATTAA
- a CDS encoding OB-fold putative lipoprotein, producing the protein MAGCEHVQNALDASEQALNTSQNIRENLEGVTNGSGSSFPQGSAQTISLEQIWNDYKQSSAAASSKWEGKTVILSGKVQGVEKKKRMPTVNENSPSVTYYSVTIQDLKNTECSALVSMNENSSTTRKVLALRTGDTVSISAKLSETSRFLSGSISSSVYSFENGLLK; encoded by the coding sequence TTGGCTGGTTGTGAGCATGTACAAAATGCACTAGATGCTTCTGAGCAAGCATTAAATACCTCTCAAAATATTAGAGAAAACTTAGAGGGAGTAACTAATGGTTCTGGTAGCAGTTTCCCTCAAGGATCTGCTCAAACTATTTCATTAGAACAAATATGGAATGACTATAAACAAAGCTCAGCCGCTGCCAGTTCAAAATGGGAAGGAAAAACTGTTATTTTATCAGGCAAGGTTCAAGGTGTAGAAAAAAAGAAACGTATGCCTACAGTTAATGAAAACTCACCATCAGTAACCTATTATTCTGTGACAATCCAAGATTTAAAAAATACAGAATGTTCAGCTCTTGTAAGTATGAATGAAAACTCATCAACAACAAGAAAAGTTTTAGCACTTAGGACAGGCGATACGGTTTCAATTAGTGCAAAACTTTCTGAAACGTCACGCTTTTTATCAGGTTCAATATCAAGTAGTGTATATTCTTTTGAAAATGGCTTGTTAAAATAA
- a CDS encoding oxidative damage protection protein: MARMVFCRKYQQELEGLDNPPYPGPKGQDIYENISKKAWDEWTKEQTMLINEKHLNMMNAEHRKFLQEQMEKFFLGAAYAKAEGYVPPSN, from the coding sequence ATGGCACGTATGGTTTTTTGTCGTAAATATCAGCAAGAATTAGAAGGTTTAGATAATCCTCCTTATCCAGGTCCAAAAGGCCAAGATATCTATGAAAATATTTCTAAAAAAGCTTGGGATGAATGGACAAAAGAACAAACAATGCTGATTAATGAAAAGCATCTTAATATGATGAATGCTGAACATCGTAAGTTTTTACAAGAACAGATGGAGAAATTTTTTCTTGGTGCAGCTTATGCTAAAGCAGAAGGTTATGTTCCTCCTTCAAATTAG
- the mutY gene encoding A/G-specific adenine glycosylase, with protein sequence MNAVSFAEKVLVWYDQHGRKHLPWQQDVTPYKVWVSEIMLQQTQVSTVINYFSRFMESLPTVQALANAPQDEVLHLWTGLGYYSRARNLQKTAQIITNDYQGIFPDTVEELTELSGIGRSTAGAILSLAMNKRAAILDGNVKRVLCRYFAVQGYPGETKVAKRLWEIAEQLTPNERVNHYTQAMMDMGAMLCTRTKPNCLLCPIQADCKARIAGTTKAYPNPKPKKELPQKHVIMPLFKHQDAILLYQRPNTGLWGGLWSLPEVQNQAELQSYAKQHGLTIVAEKPLTKLIHTFSHFQLTIEPYLIEVSPNVNKVAENTQIWYNLTQPPRLGLAAPVKKLLAQVS encoded by the coding sequence ATAAACGCTGTATCCTTTGCTGAGAAGGTGCTTGTATGGTATGACCAACATGGTCGCAAGCACCTACCTTGGCAGCAAGATGTAACTCCCTATAAAGTTTGGGTTTCTGAGATTATGTTACAGCAAACCCAAGTTTCTACAGTAATCAATTACTTTTCTCGTTTTATGGAGTCGTTACCAACGGTTCAAGCCTTGGCAAATGCTCCACAAGATGAGGTTCTACACCTGTGGACAGGGCTTGGCTACTACAGTAGGGCAAGAAACTTACAAAAAACAGCACAAATCATTACCAATGACTATCAAGGTATCTTTCCTGATACAGTAGAAGAACTAACTGAACTGTCAGGTATAGGGCGTTCTACTGCTGGTGCAATTCTTAGCCTAGCAATGAACAAGAGAGCTGCTATTTTAGATGGCAATGTTAAACGTGTATTGTGTCGTTATTTTGCGGTACAAGGTTATCCTGGAGAAACTAAGGTAGCTAAACGGCTTTGGGAAATTGCTGAACAGTTAACACCTAATGAACGCGTTAATCATTATACTCAAGCCATGATGGATATGGGGGCTATGCTTTGTACACGTACTAAGCCTAATTGCCTGTTGTGCCCGATACAAGCTGATTGTAAAGCGAGAATAGCGGGTACTACCAAAGCTTATCCAAATCCTAAGCCTAAAAAAGAGTTACCACAGAAGCATGTAATTATGCCCTTGTTTAAGCATCAAGATGCCATTCTACTTTATCAAAGACCCAATACAGGCCTTTGGGGGGGATTATGGAGCTTACCTGAAGTGCAAAACCAAGCAGAATTACAAAGTTACGCAAAACAACATGGTTTGACAATCGTGGCTGAAAAGCCATTAACAAAGCTTATACACACGTTTAGTCATTTTCAACTAACGATAGAACCTTATCTTATAGAAGTTAGCCCAAATGTTAATAAAGTGGCTGAAAACACCCAAATCTGGTATAACTTAACCCAACCACCTCGTTTAGGGCTAGCCGCCCCTGTAAAGAAGTTATTAGCTCAAGTAAGCTAA
- a CDS encoding AsmA family protein encodes MEKIMKAIKYLSYFIIGLVVLILLLFFGLILFFNPNNYKAEIQNLVKEKANMELKIDGDISWTFYPWLGISIQNTSAASVESPEKPFAQVKELDLSVKLLPLFKGQIQMNDVNIDGLVVDLEKDAQGKTNWDKVGQTTTAENTQTTTDKPTEKQPTESTGNGKINLDVNSITINNTKIIYKDLKAGQDYTINDVHLSTGTIRIGEPVTVKLGANLKSAQPKLSTTVNLQGQLVYDLDAQRYEVKGLDLASDISGDMFNGKTASFTAKGDLVADLKANTAAWNKLGLTLDDLKISGSINAANITGTVPTVKGVITADTFNLRKVLTDIGVALPEMADSKALTQVGFSTNLSGSTKAVALNDLKIKLDSTNFTGNIAITDLAKQAIKVKLTGDSINVDNYLPPETKQTAQNTKATTTTTGTGKTVTVNQPVWSNDAMFDPKSLRGLDIDADLTINQLTVKKLPWQGFGAKLTAKNGVINLQNVGGKLFTGSINVKGSVNASSNTPQITIQPTISNIPMDKLLASQDMKDISIRGNLNFNGNIRTAGVSQAALVKGLNGTANFVVNDGALIGENFEYQVCRAVALVRKQSLTSQFNRTETKFNQLKGSVNITNGVASNQDLVISIAGFETKGKGTFNVPTMMVDYQIALALKGEQDVSGDPACKVNKDVAGVDFPLLCKGSVLAGGGLCGIDTGAIGQMALEVGKNKAKEEVNKALDKEKDKLNKKLEEKLGDKAPNVEGILKGILKK; translated from the coding sequence ATGGAAAAAATTATGAAGGCAATTAAATATCTCAGTTATTTTATCATAGGACTTGTTGTTCTAATTCTCCTGCTGTTTTTTGGGTTGATTTTGTTCTTTAACCCTAATAATTACAAGGCTGAAATTCAGAATCTAGTTAAAGAAAAAGCTAATATGGAGCTCAAAATTGATGGGGATATTAGCTGGACATTTTATCCATGGCTAGGTATTTCTATTCAAAATACCAGTGCAGCTAGTGTAGAAAGCCCAGAAAAACCTTTTGCACAGGTTAAAGAGTTAGACCTTTCAGTAAAATTACTGCCTTTATTTAAAGGTCAAATCCAAATGAATGACGTTAATATTGATGGCCTCGTTGTTGATTTGGAAAAAGACGCACAAGGCAAAACCAACTGGGATAAAGTGGGACAAACCACAACAGCGGAAAATACACAGACTACTACCGATAAACCAACTGAAAAGCAGCCAACAGAATCTACAGGTAACGGTAAAATTAATTTAGATGTGAATAGTATTACCATTAACAATACTAAAATCATTTATAAAGATTTAAAAGCAGGACAAGACTATACAATTAATGATGTGCATCTATCTACAGGAACTATTCGTATTGGTGAACCTGTAACAGTTAAATTAGGTGCTAATCTTAAAAGTGCACAACCTAAGTTGTCTACCACTGTTAACTTACAAGGTCAGTTAGTTTATGATCTTGATGCACAGCGTTATGAAGTAAAGGGGCTTGATTTAGCAAGTGATATTTCAGGTGATATGTTTAATGGTAAAACAGCTAGTTTCACGGCTAAAGGTGATCTTGTTGCGGACTTAAAAGCTAATACGGCTGCTTGGAATAAACTTGGCCTAACCTTAGATGATTTAAAAATATCAGGTAGTATTAATGCTGCAAATATTACAGGCACTGTGCCAACAGTAAAAGGGGTGATAACAGCCGATACCTTTAACTTACGTAAAGTACTAACAGATATTGGTGTTGCATTACCAGAAATGGCTGATAGTAAAGCATTAACTCAAGTAGGTTTTTCTACAAACCTATCTGGTTCTACTAAAGCAGTTGCTTTAAATGATTTAAAAATCAAATTAGATAGCACTAACTTTACAGGCAATATAGCTATTACTGACTTAGCAAAACAAGCAATAAAAGTTAAGCTAACAGGTGATTCTATTAATGTAGATAACTATTTACCACCAGAAACTAAACAAACTGCGCAAAACACTAAAGCAACCACCACTACAACAGGTACAGGTAAAACAGTTACTGTTAACCAGCCTGTTTGGAGTAATGATGCTATGTTTGATCCTAAAAGTTTACGTGGTTTAGATATAGATGCGGACTTAACTATTAACCAATTAACAGTTAAAAAATTACCATGGCAAGGGTTTGGTGCGAAATTAACGGCTAAAAATGGTGTGATCAATTTACAAAATGTTGGTGGTAAATTATTTACTGGCTCTATTAATGTAAAAGGTTCAGTAAATGCTAGCTCCAATACGCCTCAAATTACAATACAGCCAACTATTAGCAATATTCCTATGGATAAGCTATTAGCCAGTCAAGATATGAAAGATATTTCTATTAGAGGTAACTTAAACTTTAACGGTAATATCCGGACTGCGGGTGTAAGCCAAGCTGCCTTAGTAAAAGGCCTAAATGGTACTGCTAACTTTGTGGTAAATGATGGTGCATTAATTGGTGAAAACTTTGAGTATCAAGTTTGCCGAGCAGTTGCTTTAGTGAGAAAACAATCTTTAACTTCTCAATTTAATCGTACAGAGACTAAATTTAACCAATTAAAAGGGTCAGTAAATATTACTAATGGTGTTGCTAGCAACCAAGACTTAGTTATCTCTATTGCTGGTTTTGAAACCAAAGGTAAGGGTACTTTCAATGTTCCTACCATGATGGTTGATTACCAAATTGCCCTAGCGTTAAAAGGTGAGCAAGATGTTAGTGGTGATCCAGCCTGTAAGGTAAATAAAGATGTTGCTGGTGTCGACTTCCCATTACTCTGTAAAGGTTCAGTACTTGCAGGTGGTGGTCTATGTGGTATTGATACGGGTGCTATTGGTCAAATGGCTTTAGAGGTTGGTAAAAATAAAGCTAAAGAAGAAGTTAATAAAGCGTTAGATAAAGAAAAAGACAAATTAAATAAGAAGCTTGAAGAGAAATTAGGTGATAAAGCACCTAATGTTGAAGGGATTTTAAAAGGCATTCTGAAGAAGTGA
- the hisB gene encoding imidazoleglycerol-phosphate dehydratase HisB, whose product MVERSATVKRDTKETQIKVSVNLDGTGKAKFDTGIPFLEHMLDQIARHGLVDLDITCNGDIHIDDHHSVEDIGITLGEAVNQAIGDKKGIRRYGHAYVPLDEALSRVVIDFSGRPSLQMHVPFTRGTVGKFDVELFSEFFHGFVNHAKVTLHIDNLRGANAHHQIETVFKAFGRALRMAIEHDPRMADQIPSTKGCL is encoded by the coding sequence ATGGTTGAACGTAGCGCAACCGTTAAACGTGATACAAAAGAAACACAAATAAAGGTATCAGTTAACCTTGACGGTACAGGCAAAGCCAAGTTTGATACTGGCATTCCTTTTCTTGAACATATGCTAGATCAAATAGCTAGGCATGGTCTAGTAGACTTAGATATCACCTGTAATGGCGATATCCACATTGATGATCATCACAGTGTTGAAGATATCGGTATCACTCTAGGTGAAGCGGTTAATCAAGCAATTGGTGATAAAAAAGGTATTCGTCGTTATGGCCATGCCTATGTTCCATTAGATGAGGCATTATCTAGGGTTGTGATTGATTTTTCTGGTCGTCCTAGCCTACAAATGCATGTGCCTTTTACAAGAGGTACAGTAGGTAAGTTTGATGTAGAGTTATTTTCAGAGTTCTTCCATGGTTTTGTTAATCACGCCAAAGTAACATTGCATATTGATAACTTACGTGGCGCGAATGCTCATCACCAAATAGAAACTGTATTTAAGGCCTTTGGTCGTGCGCTTCGTATGGCTATAGAACACGATCCGCGAATGGCCGACCAAATTCCTTCCACTAAAGGGTGTTTGTAA
- the hisH gene encoding imidazole glycerol phosphate synthase subunit HisH, with protein sequence MQTVAVIDYGMGNLHSVAKALEHVGAGRVIVTSDADIIREADRIVFPGVGAIRDCMAEIRRLGFDELVKEISGTRPFLGICVGMQALFDSSEENNGVDCIGLFSGEVKFFGKDLHETNDERLKVPHMGWNEVNQSLDHPLWHEIPNQGRFYFVHSYYAKVTNNQQLVGTTHYGVDFAAAVAKGSCFAVQFHPEKSHTHGLQLLQNFVTWDGYW encoded by the coding sequence ATGCAAACGGTGGCTGTGATTGACTATGGAATGGGTAATCTCCATTCCGTAGCAAAAGCTTTGGAACATGTTGGTGCAGGCCGTGTCATAGTAACTAGTGACGCTGATATTATTAGGGAAGCAGATCGGATAGTATTTCCTGGTGTTGGAGCTATTCGAGACTGTATGGCGGAAATTCGTCGCCTAGGTTTTGATGAGTTAGTGAAAGAAATTAGTGGTACACGTCCTTTCCTAGGCATCTGTGTTGGTATGCAGGCCTTATTTGATAGCAGTGAAGAAAATAATGGCGTTGACTGTATAGGACTATTTTCAGGTGAAGTTAAGTTTTTTGGTAAAGACCTACATGAAACCAATGATGAACGATTAAAAGTTCCTCATATGGGTTGGAATGAAGTAAACCAATCGCTAGATCACCCACTATGGCATGAAATTCCTAATCAAGGTCGTTTTTATTTTGTACATAGCTACTATGCAAAAGTAACAAACAACCAACAACTAGTAGGTACTACTCACTACGGTGTAGATTTTGCTGCTGCAGTAGCTAAGGGCTCTTGTTTTGCTGTGCAATTCCACCCTGAAAAAAGCCATACACATGGCTTACAGCTATTACAAAATTTCGTTACATGGGATGGTTATTGGTAA
- the hisA gene encoding 1-(5-phosphoribosyl)-5-[(5-phosphoribosylamino)methylideneamino]imidazole-4-carboxamide isomerase, which produces MLVIPAIDLKDGACVRLRQGKMTDVTVFSDDPVAVAAKWVEAGCKRLHLVDLNGAFEGKPVSAPIVQAIAHKFPDLPIQVGGGIRSLETIDQYLMTGVNYVIIGTKAVKDPHFIKEACSNFPDKIIVGIDAMEGMVATDGWAEISSHRVEDIAKRFEDYGVSAIVYTDISRDGMLQGCNVEHTAALAASTSIPIIASGGIHTIDDVQTLLDANQPNITGVITGRAIYENTLDLGEAQRLCDEYKAKK; this is translated from the coding sequence ATGTTAGTTATTCCAGCTATTGATTTAAAAGATGGCGCATGTGTTAGATTACGCCAAGGTAAAATGACCGATGTTACCGTTTTTTCTGATGACCCTGTAGCAGTAGCTGCAAAATGGGTTGAAGCTGGCTGTAAACGACTACATCTAGTAGATTTAAACGGTGCCTTTGAAGGAAAACCAGTTAGCGCCCCTATCGTACAGGCTATTGCTCACAAATTCCCAGATCTGCCTATTCAAGTGGGTGGTGGTATTCGCTCTCTAGAAACCATCGATCAATACCTAATGACAGGTGTTAATTACGTTATTATTGGTACTAAAGCGGTAAAAGACCCTCATTTTATTAAAGAAGCCTGTAGCAACTTCCCAGACAAAATTATTGTTGGTATTGATGCGATGGAAGGCATGGTAGCCACTGATGGCTGGGCAGAAATTAGCTCACATCGTGTAGAAGATATTGCTAAACGTTTTGAAGACTATGGTGTATCAGCCATTGTTTATACAGATATTAGCCGCGATGGCATGCTACAAGGCTGTAATGTAGAGCACACAGCAGCATTAGCTGCCTCTACCTCAATCCCCATTATTGCCTCAGGTGGCATCCATACTATTGACGATGTTCAAACACTATTAGACGCTAACCAACCTAATATCACAGGTGTTATCACTGGCCGTGCTATTTATGAAAATACTTTAGACTTAGGTGAAGCCCAAAGACTTTGCGATGAATACAAAGCTAAAAAATAA